A region of Limisphaerales bacterium DNA encodes the following proteins:
- a CDS encoding HIT domain-containing protein has product MEALHAPWRIEYILGPKRAEGKGSIFTTIAQSTDDQANHVIARGKSCFAVMNNFPYNAGHLMIVPYREVPDLADLNNEELLELMQLCRRCQAALRETMDPGGFNIGLNLGQAAGAGIQEHLHLHVLPRWNGDTNFMPALGQTTVIPEAITETAAKLRAALAQN; this is encoded by the coding sequence ATGGAAGCACTGCACGCACCCTGGCGCATCGAATACATTCTCGGCCCCAAGCGTGCAGAAGGCAAAGGTTCCATTTTTACAACCATTGCACAATCCACTGATGACCAAGCCAACCACGTGATTGCCCGCGGCAAATCCTGCTTCGCCGTGATGAATAATTTTCCGTACAACGCCGGCCACCTCATGATCGTCCCCTATCGCGAAGTACCCGATTTGGCCGATCTCAATAACGAAGAACTACTCGAACTAATGCAGCTTTGTCGCCGATGCCAAGCCGCGCTGCGAGAAACTATGGATCCTGGCGGATTTAATATCGGCCTCAACCTTGGCCAAGCCGCCGGGGCCGGCATTCAGGAACATTTGCATTTACACGTGCTACCCCGCTGGAATGGAGACACCAACTTCATGCCTGCTCTCGGTCAAACCACCGTCATCCCCGAAGCAATCACCGAGACTGCTGCCAAACTCCGCGCTGCACTTGCACAGAATTAA
- a CDS encoding PhoH family protein, translated as MAETTLTFDSARQAQQLFDNDPHNLNLLKEQLQVNATARDGWIKLEGEESAIARAKIVFDSLREQLNSGQHPRQREILKAIQTVKENGADALKSLNTHRITTSPRKPQVIPKTIGQKTYLDAITAHDVTFGIGPAGTGKTYLAMAMAVSALYRGEISRIILTRPAVEAGEALGFLPGDLREKLSPYLRPLHDALTDMMPVEDVQKHMERETIEIAPLAYMRGRTLNNAFVILDEAQNTTNEQMFMFLTRLGYHSKAVVTGDPTQIDLPSSKQSGLVEARLTLEKNTDISIIEFSRKDVVRHPLVQQIIEAYETRRSK; from the coding sequence ATGGCGGAAACGACACTCACCTTCGACAGTGCCCGGCAAGCCCAGCAATTATTCGATAACGACCCACACAATCTCAACCTCCTGAAGGAACAACTCCAAGTAAACGCCACTGCACGCGACGGCTGGATTAAACTTGAAGGTGAGGAAAGTGCGATCGCCCGTGCCAAAATTGTTTTTGATTCCCTCCGTGAACAATTGAATTCCGGCCAACACCCCCGCCAACGCGAAATACTTAAAGCGATCCAAACCGTAAAAGAAAATGGCGCCGACGCCCTCAAAAGCCTCAACACCCATCGTATCACCACCTCTCCACGCAAGCCGCAGGTCATCCCCAAAACCATCGGCCAAAAAACTTACCTCGATGCCATTACCGCCCACGATGTCACCTTCGGCATCGGCCCCGCTGGCACGGGCAAAACCTATCTCGCCATGGCGATGGCCGTCAGCGCGCTGTACCGCGGCGAAATCTCGCGCATTATTCTCACCCGCCCCGCCGTGGAAGCCGGTGAAGCGCTGGGGTTTCTGCCCGGCGATTTGCGCGAAAAACTCAGCCCCTATTTGCGGCCCCTGCACGATGCACTCACCGACATGATGCCCGTAGAGGACGTGCAGAAACACATGGAACGCGAAACCATCGAGATTGCACCGCTCGCATATATGCGCGGGCGAACACTCAACAACGCGTTTGTGATCCTCGATGAAGCGCAGAACACCACCAACGAACAGATGTTTATGTTCCTCACGCGACTGGGTTACCATTCAAAAGCAGTCGTCACCGGCGACCCAACTCAGATCGACCTGCCCTCCTCAAAACAATCCGGCTTGGTTGAAGCGCGACTCACGCTTGAAAAGAACACAGACATTTCCATAATCGAATTCAGCAGAAAAGATGTGGTGCGACATCCGCTCGTGCAACAAATCATTGAAGCCTACGAAACCCGCCGCAGCAAATGA
- the ybeY gene encoding rRNA maturation RNase YbeY, whose protein sequence is MKQLSVGNQQRRYPVATREARNATGILMDELLELDAYDLSILFVNETRMAQINKTYLQHEGPTDIITFDYCTPTLLHGELVICPAVASEQAKKYRASLGREFARYIIHGVLHLQGFDDQTPSVRRKMKGEENRLLQKLARRFPIDSLAHG, encoded by the coding sequence ATGAAACAGCTCAGCGTCGGCAACCAGCAAAGACGCTACCCCGTGGCCACCCGCGAAGCCCGCAACGCAACCGGAATATTGATGGATGAATTGCTGGAACTTGATGCTTACGATTTATCCATCCTATTTGTGAACGAAACCCGAATGGCGCAGATCAACAAAACTTACCTCCAACACGAAGGCCCCACAGACATCATCACGTTTGATTATTGCACCCCCACCCTGCTCCACGGCGAATTGGTAATTTGCCCCGCCGTGGCCAGCGAGCAAGCTAAAAAATACCGCGCCAGCCTTGGCCGTGAATTCGCACGCTACATCATCCACGGCGTGCTGCACCTCCAAGGTTTCGACGACCAAACACCCTCCGTCCGGCGTAAAATGAAGGGCGAAGAAAACCGCCTTCTTCAAAAACTTGCGCGACGTTTTCCGATCGATTCCCTTGCCCATGGATGA
- the recO gene encoding DNA repair protein RecO: protein MDENGHGIILRVRPLTETSLIVHWLTPEHGRLGTVAKGARRAKSTFRGKLDLLFEGGFAFRRSRKSDLHILREVNIQTTHADLRNDIPRLQLLAYATRFVESATEPENSLPGIHAIFSTLLNHLDTHPTRPALVYALEIKLLNELGLAPSLDEARLNDGTRDLLNHLAILNWKAITQLKPTRPQAEAARQFLGNFIQHNLGKTPKGRDTALGI, encoded by the coding sequence ATGGATGAAAACGGGCACGGCATTATCCTGCGCGTCCGGCCCCTGACCGAGACAAGCCTCATTGTCCATTGGCTCACCCCCGAGCACGGTCGCCTTGGCACTGTAGCCAAGGGGGCGCGTCGCGCTAAAAGCACTTTCCGCGGAAAACTGGATTTACTATTTGAAGGCGGATTTGCATTTCGTCGGAGCCGAAAATCCGACCTCCACATTTTACGAGAAGTAAACATTCAAACCACCCATGCCGACCTGCGCAATGACATTCCGCGGCTTCAACTCCTTGCCTACGCCACTCGGTTCGTTGAAAGTGCCACCGAACCGGAAAACTCTTTGCCCGGAATCCACGCTATTTTCTCCACACTACTCAACCACCTTGACACCCATCCCACACGCCCCGCTCTCGTCTACGCATTGGAAATTAAACTGCTCAACGAACTGGGCCTTGCCCCTTCTCTTGATGAAGCCCGCCTTAATGACGGTACGCGCGACCTTCTTAACCACCTTGCAATTCTGAATTGGAAAGCCATCACCCAGTTGAAACCCACCCGACCGCAAGCCGAAGCCGCTCGCCAGTTTCTCGGCAACTTCATCCAACACAACCTCGGGAAAACACCAAAAGGCCGCGACACCGCCTTGGGAATTTAA
- the ispG gene encoding (E)-4-hydroxy-3-methylbut-2-enyl-diphosphate synthase, whose amino-acid sequence MDYCASPYRHARRETRPVNIGEVVVGGDEPIVQQSMITCSTLDTDACVEQSMALVKVGCQIVRITAQTKKYAANLEPIVAGIRARGSNVPVVADIHFKPDAAMEAVKWCEMVRVNPGNYADSKKFAAREYTDEQYAAELARIEEQFAPLVEECKTRGRALRIGTNHGSLSDRIMNRFGDTPLGMVESALEFARIARSRDFHNFKFSMKSSNPKVMVECYRLLAARLAELGPDWNYPLHLGVTEAGEGEDGRIKSAIGIGSLLCDGLGDTIRVSLTEDSPNEIAVCKDLIEQIPELSSVDTEVPKVPLAFDPFNYQRRETPEIELAEGVKCGGGQTVRVVLPEVAWEKLAPRIKPGADVRPEAVYEELNVMEVDPRGEFTVNCDTQLITVADGVRLPVITAFRLLAGQLKLKGIRNPILLKDCLGCGETVLESNIAMLRASVVIGSLLCDGIGDAILVRGERGAGRALQLAFNILQAAGCRSFKTDYVACPSCGRTLFDLQEVTARIKARTEHLKGVKIAIMGCIVNGPGEMADADFGYVGGAPGKINLYVGRDPVRFNIPEAEAVESLVELIREHDKWVDAAIV is encoded by the coding sequence ATGGACTACTGCGCTTCACCCTACCGCCATGCGCGCCGGGAAACGCGGCCAGTGAACATTGGTGAGGTTGTGGTGGGCGGCGATGAACCCATCGTTCAACAATCGATGATCACTTGCAGCACGCTCGACACCGATGCGTGCGTGGAACAGTCGATGGCATTGGTTAAAGTGGGCTGCCAGATTGTTCGCATCACCGCGCAAACCAAAAAGTATGCGGCCAATTTGGAACCCATCGTCGCCGGCATTCGCGCGCGCGGATCAAATGTGCCGGTGGTGGCCGATATCCATTTCAAACCGGACGCCGCAATGGAAGCGGTGAAGTGGTGTGAGATGGTGCGGGTGAATCCCGGAAATTACGCGGACTCCAAAAAATTTGCCGCTCGCGAATACACGGATGAACAATACGCTGCCGAATTGGCGCGCATTGAAGAGCAGTTTGCACCGCTTGTGGAGGAATGCAAAACTCGCGGACGAGCCCTGAGGATTGGCACGAACCACGGCTCGCTGAGTGATCGTATTATGAATCGGTTCGGCGATACGCCGTTGGGGATGGTGGAGAGCGCGCTGGAGTTTGCCCGGATTGCCCGCTCGCGGGATTTTCATAATTTTAAATTCTCGATGAAATCAAGCAACCCAAAGGTGATGGTCGAATGTTATCGATTGCTGGCCGCACGCTTGGCGGAATTAGGGCCTGATTGGAATTATCCGCTGCACCTTGGCGTCACCGAAGCGGGTGAGGGGGAAGATGGCCGGATCAAGAGCGCGATTGGAATTGGGTCGCTGCTGTGCGATGGATTGGGCGATACGATTCGGGTGTCGCTGACTGAAGATTCCCCGAATGAAATTGCAGTCTGCAAGGATCTCATTGAACAAATCCCTGAACTGAGTTCTGTCGATACGGAGGTGCCCAAGGTGCCATTGGCCTTTGACCCGTTTAATTATCAACGGCGCGAAACGCCGGAAATTGAATTGGCTGAGGGCGTGAAATGTGGTGGCGGGCAAACTGTTCGTGTGGTTCTTCCCGAAGTCGCGTGGGAGAAGCTTGCCCCGCGCATTAAGCCTGGCGCGGATGTGCGGCCGGAGGCAGTTTATGAAGAATTGAATGTGATGGAAGTGGACCCGCGTGGGGAATTCACAGTGAATTGCGATACACAGTTGATCACCGTGGCTGATGGTGTTCGGTTGCCGGTCATCACCGCGTTTCGTTTGTTGGCGGGACAGTTGAAATTGAAGGGGATTCGTAATCCAATTTTGTTGAAGGACTGCTTGGGTTGTGGAGAAACTGTGCTGGAATCAAACATCGCGATGCTGCGTGCTTCGGTGGTGATTGGGTCGTTATTGTGTGATGGCATTGGGGATGCAATCTTGGTGCGTGGTGAACGTGGTGCGGGGCGGGCGCTTCAATTGGCGTTTAATATTTTACAGGCGGCGGGTTGCCGATCGTTTAAGACGGATTATGTGGCGTGTCCGAGTTGCGGTCGGACGTTGTTTGATTTACAGGAAGTGACTGCGCGCATCAAAGCGCGAACGGAGCACCTCAAAGGGGTAAAGATTGCAATCATGGGTTGCATCGTGAATGGCCCCGGCGAAATGGCGGATGCGGATTTTGGCTATGTGGGCGGCGCGCCGGGGAAGATTAATTTATATGTTGGTCGCGATCCGGTGCGTTTCAACATTCCCGAAGCCGAGGCCGTGGAAAGTTTAGTGGAGCTTATTCGTGAACACGATAAATGGGTGGATGCAGCGATCGTATAG
- a CDS encoding site-2 protease family protein: protein MAEILNILYVIGVVFLLFGAAIFVHEFGHFWVALKRGLVVEEFAIGFGPIIWSKEHEGILYSIRAIPAGGFVKLPQMLTSEAIEGTADSDEGKGRGEGEGERNQEGSPEELPPVSPLSKILVAFAGPLMNVVFAIVIAVLLWQIGLPRQVSEPVIGYVASHSEEYKIGVRPGDRIVAINDKPVEAWQDVVYTVLDSEGSTVKLKIVRGDKTHTFDAPAGTWDGGIRRLRLDNHDEMVVGKLGEANQGGLFIGSGLKSDDRILKVDDQPVYSQYHFLDLALVNPGSPKTITVERDKKEVVVPFATPQHPRVSVGAIPELEHGTWDLLLSKIGWDLEPLQSTPAMDADMWPGDIIHRANGESVSSVSQFIGIIRASDDNEITLETERTQKVLKRVEPSGNYVELGEEHGLITGEIVRITATKAPEGLAIGVDYFARVDGDEIQFHKTSSDANEGNNPVTFTTAGTEVHVFADSAANEKQTVKITPRDGRLGIGLAQPIGLVFKPEPIRYVEQRPGPTPMAQISDVLNKVAITFKALGRGQESGVGAKDLSGPIGIFGMLSIQVNTDLRLALSFLVLLNINLAILNLLPVPVLDGGHILLSLVEWVRKKPVSVRVQEYFTTVFAVLLLGFFLFVTFADVKRVPLLHDIFNRDTQIKQTAPGK from the coding sequence ATGGCTGAAATTTTAAACATCCTGTACGTCATTGGCGTGGTTTTCCTGCTCTTTGGAGCGGCAATTTTTGTGCACGAATTTGGCCATTTCTGGGTCGCCCTCAAGCGCGGCTTGGTGGTGGAAGAATTCGCCATCGGTTTTGGCCCCATCATTTGGAGCAAAGAACACGAAGGAATTCTTTACTCCATTCGTGCCATTCCCGCGGGCGGGTTTGTGAAGTTGCCGCAAATGCTCACAAGCGAAGCCATCGAGGGCACGGCAGATTCAGATGAAGGAAAAGGCAGGGGGGAGGGCGAAGGAGAGAGGAATCAAGAAGGGTCGCCGGAGGAGTTGCCGCCGGTTTCACCATTATCAAAAATTCTTGTGGCATTCGCCGGGCCATTGATGAATGTGGTGTTCGCTATCGTCATTGCGGTGTTGCTTTGGCAAATTGGGTTGCCCCGACAAGTGAGTGAGCCGGTGATTGGCTATGTCGCTTCGCATTCCGAGGAATATAAAATTGGCGTGCGCCCGGGGGATCGAATTGTTGCCATTAATGACAAGCCGGTCGAAGCGTGGCAGGATGTGGTTTACACTGTGCTCGACAGCGAGGGTTCCACAGTAAAATTAAAAATCGTACGGGGAGATAAAACGCACACGTTCGATGCGCCCGCCGGCACTTGGGATGGTGGCATCCGGCGGCTGCGGTTAGATAATCACGACGAAATGGTTGTCGGCAAATTGGGCGAAGCCAATCAGGGCGGTCTTTTTATCGGGAGCGGACTCAAATCGGATGACCGCATTCTCAAAGTGGACGATCAGCCGGTTTATAGTCAGTATCATTTTCTCGATCTTGCATTGGTGAATCCGGGCAGCCCAAAAACCATCACCGTTGAGCGTGACAAAAAAGAAGTGGTCGTGCCATTTGCAACGCCGCAACACCCGCGCGTTTCCGTGGGTGCGATCCCAGAGCTGGAACACGGCACATGGGATTTGTTGTTGAGCAAAATCGGCTGGGATCTTGAGCCACTGCAATCAACGCCGGCAATGGATGCAGATATGTGGCCGGGCGATATCATTCACAGAGCCAATGGGGAGTCGGTGAGCAGTGTGAGTCAGTTTATCGGAATCATTCGCGCTAGTGATGACAACGAAATCACGCTCGAAACCGAACGCACACAAAAAGTATTGAAGCGGGTCGAGCCCTCGGGAAATTATGTGGAGCTGGGTGAAGAGCACGGGTTGATCACCGGCGAAATAGTGCGAATTACCGCCACCAAAGCTCCCGAAGGATTGGCGATTGGGGTTGACTATTTCGCGCGTGTTGATGGCGATGAAATTCAATTCCACAAAACTTCCAGCGACGCCAACGAGGGAAACAATCCCGTGACGTTCACCACTGCGGGCACTGAGGTGCATGTGTTTGCTGATTCTGCAGCCAACGAAAAACAGACAGTAAAAATCACACCACGGGATGGCAGATTGGGCATCGGTTTAGCTCAGCCCATTGGTTTGGTGTTCAAACCGGAACCAATTCGATATGTGGAACAACGCCCAGGCCCAACACCGATGGCTCAAATTTCTGATGTGCTTAACAAGGTGGCGATCACGTTTAAGGCGCTCGGGCGCGGGCAAGAATCCGGCGTGGGCGCCAAGGACTTGAGCGGGCCGATTGGCATTTTTGGGATGCTATCCATTCAAGTGAACACCGATCTTCGCCTTGCATTGAGTTTTCTGGTGTTGCTGAATATCAACCTTGCGATTTTGAATTTGCTGCCTGTGCCGGTGCTTGATGGCGGACATATCCTATTGTCACTTGTGGAATGGGTGCGCAAAAAACCAGTGAGCGTGCGGGTGCAAGAATATTTCACCACGGTGTTTGCGGTTTTGTTGCTTGGCTTTTTTCTGTTTGTTACTTTCGCCGATGTAAAACGGGTGCCTTTGCTGCATGACATTTTTAATCGCGACACACAAATCAAGCAGACCGCGCCCGGTAAATAA
- a CDS encoding 1-deoxy-D-xylulose-5-phosphate reductoisomerase: MKNVVLLGSTGSIGTSTCKVAEDLPDDIRLVGLAAGRNSKLLREQTKQFSPAAISINCPDAAKELANEYNGKPEVHFGDEGLLKLATLPEADIVLIAIVGTAGLQPALAAIRAGKDIAVASKEILVMAGEIVMAEARKHGVNVLAVDSEHSAIFQCLEGKPSESVRQIWLTASGGPFREKPADEFAGITVEQALKHPSWEMGRKITIDSATLFNKGLEMIEARWLFDIEMPRVRVVVHPQSVIHSMVEFVDGSMLAQLSTPDMCLPIQYALTHPARAASDRVQTSLAEIGRLDFEEPDTDRFPSLNLARRAGEVGGTLPAVLNAANEIAVDAFCAGEISFPEITSTVTRTMDAHDWVAKPTLNEILAADQWAREAALAPA, encoded by the coding sequence ATGAAAAACGTCGTTCTATTAGGCAGCACCGGCTCCATTGGTACAAGTACCTGCAAAGTGGCCGAGGATTTGCCGGATGACATTCGCCTAGTGGGTCTTGCGGCCGGGCGCAATTCGAAGTTGCTGCGCGAACAGACGAAACAATTTTCACCCGCCGCAATTTCCATCAATTGTCCGGACGCCGCCAAGGAATTGGCCAATGAATATAACGGCAAACCGGAAGTGCATTTTGGTGACGAGGGTTTACTGAAACTGGCGACATTGCCGGAAGCGGACATCGTGCTCATCGCAATCGTCGGCACGGCGGGTTTGCAACCGGCGTTGGCGGCCATTCGTGCAGGGAAAGACATCGCAGTGGCGTCCAAGGAAATTCTCGTGATGGCCGGCGAAATCGTAATGGCCGAAGCCCGCAAGCACGGCGTGAACGTGCTGGCGGTGGACAGCGAGCACTCAGCAATTTTCCAATGCCTCGAAGGCAAGCCGTCGGAAAGTGTGCGGCAAATTTGGCTTACCGCTTCGGGGGGGCCATTTCGCGAAAAGCCCGCGGACGAGTTTGCCGGCATCACCGTGGAGCAAGCGCTCAAACATCCCTCGTGGGAAATGGGCCGCAAGATCACCATCGATTCTGCCACGCTTTTTAATAAAGGTTTGGAAATGATTGAGGCGCGGTGGCTCTTCGATATCGAAATGCCGCGTGTGCGTGTGGTGGTGCATCCGCAGAGCGTGATTCATTCAATGGTCGAATTTGTCGATGGCTCAATGCTTGCGCAGCTTTCCACGCCGGATATGTGTTTGCCCATTCAGTATGCGCTCACTCATCCGGCCCGCGCCGCCAGTGATCGTGTGCAAACGAGTCTTGCAGAAATTGGCCGTTTGGATTTTGAGGAGCCGGACACCGACCGTTTCCCATCCCTCAACCTCGCTCGGCGTGCCGGCGAAGTGGGAGGCACCTTGCCTGCCGTACTCAATGCCGCCAACGAGATCGCCGTGGACGCTTTTTGTGCCGGAGAAATTTCATTCCCCGAAATCACCAGCACCGTTACCCGCACGATGGATGCACACGATTGGGTGGCTAAACCCACGCTGAATGAAATTCTTGCCGCCGACCAATGGGCCCGCGAGGCCGCCCTCGCACCGGCGTGA
- a CDS encoding CDP-archaeol synthase gives MADDAEVKLSKGQTFVRRLCSSLVLYGVLMAGLFALNEKVKLAAFGGIMALLGAVALLEYFQMARKRELAPFVTLGTAAGVGLIGLVFWALAIRGDAALAGEMELAFLICLIPALGICQLCASENERGMAAVASTLFGIFYVAILLNVLQKIRYFPDLDGAWWLLYFIVVSKMSDTGAYCTGSLIGKHKMIPRVSPGKTWEGFVGGIIFSVASSWAFLHFAGGHFGDFTLAQALTLGALLGVGSVAGDLVESLMKREAGLKDSGGFFPGVGGVLDLLDSLLFNAPLMYLFLKYGLAQ, from the coding sequence ATGGCTGATGACGCGGAGGTAAAACTTTCAAAGGGTCAAACATTTGTGCGCCGCTTGTGCAGCAGTTTGGTTCTTTATGGCGTACTGATGGCAGGATTGTTTGCGCTGAATGAAAAAGTGAAGTTGGCGGCCTTCGGTGGAATCATGGCGTTGCTCGGGGCGGTTGCGTTGTTGGAGTATTTCCAAATGGCCCGCAAGCGGGAATTGGCACCCTTTGTCACACTGGGCACGGCAGCGGGAGTGGGGTTGATTGGATTGGTGTTTTGGGCGCTGGCGATTCGCGGGGATGCAGCGCTGGCGGGGGAAATGGAATTGGCGTTTTTGATTTGTTTGATTCCCGCGTTGGGGATTTGCCAACTTTGCGCTTCGGAGAATGAACGCGGGATGGCGGCGGTGGCTTCCACGCTCTTCGGTATTTTTTATGTGGCCATCCTGCTGAATGTGTTGCAAAAAATTCGCTATTTTCCAGACCTCGATGGTGCGTGGTGGTTGCTGTACTTCATCGTCGTCAGCAAAATGAGCGACACGGGCGCGTACTGCACGGGGTCGCTAATTGGTAAACACAAAATGATTCCGCGCGTAAGTCCGGGCAAAACTTGGGAGGGCTTTGTGGGCGGAATTATTTTTTCAGTCGCATCGAGCTGGGCGTTTTTGCATTTCGCGGGCGGGCATTTTGGTGACTTCACGCTGGCGCAAGCGCTGACGTTGGGGGCGTTGCTTGGCGTGGGATCGGTGGCGGGCGATCTCGTAGAATCGCTGATGAAACGCGAAGCGGGCCTCAAGGATTCCGGTGGGTTTTTCCCAGGTGTGGGCGGAGTGCTCGACTTGCTCGATAGCCTGCTGTTCAATGCCCCCTTGATGTATTTGTTTCTTAAGTACGGATTGGCCCAATGA
- a CDS encoding isoprenyl transferase: MSAEAQELLPLHVAVIMDGNGRWAREHGMPRVEGHRRGAESARAIIKAAAEAGVRYLTLYTFSMENWNRPKTEVDAIMRYLAHYLKKEVGELNRNNVQLEVIGQIHRLPEAVQLQLKKTRAALAKNSGLTLVLALSYGSRAEIVDATRAIAGKALSGKLDPAEIDEQLVSKHLYTHHIPDPDLLIRTSGEMRLSNFLLWQVSYAEMVVTPTLWPDFRKPQFHAALEEYAKRHRRFGKL, translated from the coding sequence TTGAGCGCCGAGGCGCAGGAGCTTTTGCCCCTGCACGTGGCGGTCATCATGGACGGCAACGGGCGTTGGGCCCGCGAGCATGGGATGCCGCGCGTGGAAGGCCATCGCCGTGGCGCGGAATCTGCCCGGGCGATCATCAAAGCTGCCGCCGAAGCGGGCGTGCGCTATCTCACGCTCTACACTTTCTCGATGGAGAATTGGAATCGTCCGAAGACCGAGGTCGATGCAATTATGCGTTACCTAGCGCATTATTTAAAAAAGGAAGTGGGCGAGTTAAATCGCAACAACGTGCAGCTTGAGGTCATCGGCCAAATTCATCGCCTGCCCGAGGCTGTGCAGCTGCAGTTAAAAAAAACCCGTGCGGCGCTTGCCAAAAATTCCGGCCTCACGTTGGTGTTGGCGCTCAGTTACGGCTCGCGCGCGGAAATCGTCGACGCCACCCGCGCCATCGCAGGAAAAGCTCTTTCCGGTAAATTAGATCCTGCGGAAATTGATGAACAACTTGTTTCCAAACACCTCTACACCCATCACATTCCCGACCCCGATTTGCTCATTCGCACCAGTGGCGAAATGCGTTTGAGCAATTTTCTTTTATGGCAGGTTTCCTACGCCGAGATGGTTGTCACTCCCACTCTCTGGCCTGATTTCCGAAAGCCCCAATTCCACGCCGCTCTTGAAGAATACGCCAAGCGCCACCGGCGTTTTGGAAAACTGTAG
- a CDS encoding adenylosuccinate synthase, whose product MANTILIGAQWGDEGKGKIIDVLTERADLVVRSQGGANAGHTVRVGKKQYVLHLIPSGILRARKRCIIGNGVVIDPVSLVRELDGLKRHKVNVKNRLFISDKAHIVMPYHRAIEACTENLKGKNRIGTTLRGIGPAYGDKIARTGLRLADLVDAKKFESRLRSRLRDANRIIRALGGKGLSFKKIHEDYRKAARRLAPFVANTTRMVHDALDAKQEILFEGAQGTYLDIDQGTYPFVTSSNTTSGGSCTGSGMPPNRVDHVLGVLKAYTTRVGGGPFPTEDDSIGDMLHNMGREFGATTGRPRRCGWFDAVATRQAVQVNGIDQLAVTNIDGLDKLAEIKICTGYRLDSKRLDYVPTDAEDIERVKPIYKTFPGWCCDTSAVTDWKRLPPKARRYLQALSKLIGAKIIIASVGPARSQTMFL is encoded by the coding sequence ATGGCAAACACAATTCTGATCGGCGCCCAATGGGGCGATGAAGGCAAAGGCAAAATCATCGACGTGCTCACCGAGCGCGCGGATTTGGTGGTGCGCAGCCAAGGCGGCGCGAACGCCGGCCACACAGTTCGCGTGGGCAAAAAGCAATATGTGCTGCACTTGATCCCTTCGGGAATCCTGCGTGCGCGCAAGCGCTGTATCATCGGTAACGGCGTGGTGATTGATCCCGTGTCGCTCGTGCGCGAGTTGGACGGGTTGAAGCGGCACAAGGTGAACGTGAAGAACCGCCTGTTTATCAGCGACAAAGCGCACATCGTGATGCCATACCACCGCGCCATCGAGGCGTGCACGGAAAACCTCAAGGGCAAAAATAGAATCGGCACCACGCTGCGCGGCATCGGCCCGGCGTATGGCGACAAGATTGCCCGCACCGGCCTTCGATTGGCGGACTTGGTGGACGCCAAAAAGTTTGAATCACGTCTGCGCAGTCGCTTGCGCGATGCCAATCGCATCATCCGTGCGCTGGGTGGTAAGGGGTTGTCCTTCAAAAAAATCCACGAAGATTACCGGAAAGCCGCGCGGCGTCTGGCGCCCTTCGTGGCGAATACCACGCGGATGGTTCACGATGCGTTGGATGCCAAACAGGAAATCCTCTTTGAAGGCGCACAAGGCACCTACCTCGATATCGATCAGGGCACGTATCCTTTTGTGACTTCGTCTAACACCACGTCCGGTGGTTCCTGTACGGGCTCCGGAATGCCGCCCAATCGCGTCGATCACGTGCTCGGCGTGCTCAAGGCGTACACCACGCGCGTCGGCGGCGGGCCATTCCCGACGGAGGACGATTCCATTGGCGATATGCTGCACAACATGGGGCGCGAATTCGGTGCGACCACCGGTCGTCCGCGCCGTTGCGGATGGTTTGATGCGGTGGCCACGCGACAGGCGGTGCAAGTGAATGGCATTGATCAATTGGCAGTGACTAATATTGACGGCCTCGATAAGTTGGCGGAAATTAAAATCTGCACCGGCTACCGGCTTGACAGCAAAAGGCTCGACTACGTCCCAACAGATGCTGAGGACATCGAGCGCGTGAAACCCATTTATAAAACATTCCCTGGTTGGTGCTGCGATACCTCAGCGGTGACCGACTGGAAAAGGCTGCCGCCAAAAGCACGCCGATATTTGCAGGCGCTTTCAAAACTCATCGGAGCAAAAATTATTATCGCGTCCGTGGGGCCGGCTCGGAGCCAAACGATGTTTTTGTGA